A portion of the Streptomyces sp. NBC_01335 genome contains these proteins:
- a CDS encoding LamG-like jellyroll fold domain-containing protein yields MGRRMQGRTAAARLTMGGLAAALLASMGVLPGAATAAAVPATALASTTSAAEAPSTAESQNAALTKAAALGQKVEITSLRDETTETFATPDGHLEAVQHLRPVRTRSAGGWKDIDNTLVKQADGSITPKAAAVGMTLSGGGGTPLIQLSQAGRSLAYTWPKELPTPTLDGDTALYEDVLPDVDLRVRADIDSFTELLVVNTPEAAKNPGLAQLRLGVTADGLAVKQSADGGLQALDATGGGVAFAAPKPVMWDSGTVASAAVARRAVTDEPAASGTADDPAKGPTDASQVAPIGLDVSSDGSQLTLTPDQSLLTSSDTHFPVFIDPQTTTPKANDWTMVSKYWASSPQYHFNGDSDAGMGYCGWNYCAPYDTKRLFYKFSTAKFAGKTILDATFVAHETYSASCSARSVELWRANGFTSGTTWNSSADHWQSKLDTQSVAKGYGSSCAAGDVEFDAMTGVKYAASHNSADTTFGLRATNEGDNYGWKRFSDDAYLRVHYNTPPPQLKMSQLTMNPGGSCHKPESKVSVNTRPTLMASDVTDPDGDYTSVRFQAYWDANDGKGVVAHWTSAWSTAKKSGSDFSVPLTDPLPGSSLHLPTNQTLVWAAQSRDYDQGTYYSSSPWSQTGSATGCYFVYDTTAPSAPKVVSGDYPAVDDADPSDPTYDGVGRYGTFTAGPAATNVVKYCWGMNADPVCDSTHTVTTTSGAARPIQYRPTRAGTNFLYVQAVSSASTASAPATYQFRVKQGQPAQAQWQMDDRAGATSAAGSAGDRTLAVHGSPTFGVAGKVGSAIGFNGTDDYLASDIPTVHTDTGFSVAAWVKLDTVPAAGNPAPVAVTQPGNYAAGFELYYSTSSQRWVFDQYTADTAAATPVRAIQADTETGKTTAGTWYHLAGTYSSATDLLSLYVNGSLAGTATFANAWDARRGLQIGAGSHSGVAANFFPGTVDDVRIFDKPLTAADVTNVKNQAQLGVGRLSRAVFPLDETATDTNGNATAEVHGAALVDNATFHGTVTAGAPGAQNSAATFDGTSGYAATRSPHVNNQAGYSVIAWAKLSSKPTHAGIIATQTSASRPGFELYYSASYGWTFNNYVTDTTGSSAVRATQGDTTHSPAGEWTQLVGTYDAVANQLSLYVNGEHVQSTSFSAPFYAGGPVQIGAGNYDGAPSSFFPGQIDDVRLYDRALSAEEAAALYQTHTAVEGRWKLDGATGTPAVSPDDVPNAADQHPLTLGAGASIDAISQWVGSGAMALSGTTTGYAATSTSPVDTGHSFTVGTWVTTAAVPQQPATVMSMAGANTNGFQVRYVPDSPPTGETLSVNGRWQLVMPGSDSTTATKVLAESPAILTPGEWQQLSVVYDAPAGQMRLYVNGEQLSLPCEMDASGDKVDPACTDVVPFNWAPVPFTATKGLQLGRAKTSATAWGEYWPGEIDDVWALQGAASDNQIADLRSGIDLDTVPGP; encoded by the coding sequence ATGGGTCGGCGTATGCAGGGGCGGACGGCAGCCGCCAGGTTGACGATGGGGGGCCTGGCGGCAGCGCTACTGGCCTCGATGGGGGTGCTCCCCGGCGCGGCGACAGCCGCAGCCGTACCAGCCACAGCACTCGCCTCCACCACGTCGGCCGCGGAGGCACCATCGACCGCGGAGTCGCAGAATGCGGCGCTGACGAAGGCGGCGGCTCTCGGGCAGAAGGTGGAGATCACCTCGCTGCGGGATGAGACGACCGAGACCTTCGCCACCCCGGACGGGCACCTGGAGGCAGTTCAGCACCTGCGGCCGGTACGTACCCGGAGCGCCGGTGGCTGGAAGGACATCGACAACACTCTCGTCAAGCAGGCGGACGGTTCGATCACCCCGAAAGCGGCGGCAGTCGGCATGACTCTGTCGGGTGGCGGCGGCACGCCGCTGATCCAGCTCTCGCAGGCGGGCCGGTCGCTTGCCTACACCTGGCCGAAGGAACTGCCGACCCCGACGCTGGACGGCGACACTGCGCTGTACGAGGACGTGCTGCCGGACGTGGACCTGCGGGTACGCGCCGACATCGACTCCTTCACGGAACTGCTGGTGGTCAACACCCCCGAGGCGGCCAAGAACCCCGGTCTGGCGCAGCTCAGGCTGGGAGTGACGGCCGATGGGCTGGCGGTGAAGCAGTCCGCCGATGGTGGACTGCAGGCTCTGGACGCGACCGGCGGCGGGGTGGCGTTCGCCGCGCCGAAGCCGGTGATGTGGGACTCCGGCACCGTGGCGAGCGCCGCGGTGGCCAGGCGCGCGGTTACCGACGAACCCGCTGCGAGCGGCACTGCGGACGATCCGGCGAAGGGTCCGACCGACGCCTCGCAGGTGGCACCGATCGGTCTGGATGTCAGCTCGGACGGCTCGCAGCTGACGCTGACGCCGGATCAGTCGCTGCTGACGTCTTCGGACACGCACTTTCCAGTGTTCATCGACCCACAGACGACCACGCCGAAGGCGAACGACTGGACGATGGTGTCGAAGTACTGGGCGTCGTCGCCGCAGTACCACTTCAACGGCGACTCCGATGCCGGTATGGGCTACTGCGGTTGGAACTACTGCGCTCCGTACGATACCAAGCGGCTGTTCTACAAGTTCTCCACCGCGAAGTTCGCGGGCAAGACGATCCTGGACGCCACCTTCGTCGCACACGAGACGTACTCGGCTTCGTGCTCGGCACGGAGTGTGGAGCTGTGGAGAGCGAACGGCTTCACGTCCGGCACCACCTGGAACTCTTCGGCGGACCACTGGCAGTCCAAACTGGACACGCAGAGTGTCGCCAAGGGCTATGGCTCCTCCTGCGCCGCTGGCGATGTCGAGTTCGACGCGATGACCGGCGTGAAGTACGCCGCGAGCCACAACTCGGCCGACACCACATTCGGACTGCGCGCCACCAATGAGGGCGACAACTACGGTTGGAAGCGATTCTCGGACGACGCCTATTTGCGCGTGCACTACAACACCCCGCCACCACAGCTCAAGATGTCGCAGCTGACGATGAACCCCGGCGGCTCCTGCCACAAGCCGGAGTCGAAGGTGTCGGTCAACACCCGTCCGACCCTCATGGCCTCCGACGTCACCGACCCGGATGGCGACTACACGTCGGTGCGTTTCCAGGCGTACTGGGATGCGAACGACGGCAAGGGCGTCGTGGCGCACTGGACCTCTGCCTGGAGTACGGCGAAGAAGTCCGGCTCGGACTTCTCCGTCCCACTGACCGATCCGCTGCCTGGGAGCAGTCTGCACCTTCCGACCAACCAGACCCTGGTGTGGGCTGCCCAGTCACGGGATTACGACCAAGGCACGTACTACAGCTCCTCGCCGTGGTCGCAGACCGGTTCAGCGACCGGCTGCTACTTCGTGTACGACACCACGGCGCCGTCCGCGCCGAAGGTGGTCTCGGGCGACTATCCGGCTGTTGACGACGCCGACCCGAGCGACCCGACCTATGACGGGGTGGGTCGCTACGGCACCTTCACCGCCGGTCCGGCGGCCACGAACGTGGTCAAGTACTGCTGGGGTATGAACGCCGACCCGGTGTGCGACAGCACCCACACGGTCACCACCACCAGCGGAGCCGCCCGGCCCATTCAGTACCGTCCCACCCGGGCAGGCACGAACTTCCTGTACGTGCAGGCGGTCAGCTCTGCCAGCACTGCCTCGGCGCCGGCGACCTACCAGTTCAGGGTCAAGCAGGGACAGCCGGCCCAGGCACAGTGGCAGATGGACGACCGCGCCGGTGCGACCAGCGCGGCAGGCAGCGCCGGAGATCGCACCCTGGCGGTGCACGGCAGTCCCACATTCGGTGTGGCGGGCAAGGTCGGCAGCGCCATTGGCTTCAACGGTACCGATGACTACCTCGCCTCCGACATCCCCACCGTGCACACGGACACGGGATTCTCCGTCGCCGCGTGGGTGAAGCTGGACACGGTGCCGGCCGCGGGGAACCCCGCGCCGGTCGCCGTGACCCAGCCGGGCAACTACGCCGCGGGCTTCGAGCTGTACTACTCCACCAGTTCCCAGCGCTGGGTGTTCGACCAGTACACCGCCGATACCGCGGCAGCCACCCCGGTCCGCGCGATCCAGGCGGACACCGAGACCGGAAAGACCACCGCGGGCACGTGGTACCACCTGGCCGGCACGTACAGCTCCGCCACCGATCTGTTGTCGCTGTACGTCAACGGCTCCCTGGCCGGCACGGCCACCTTCGCCAACGCCTGGGATGCCCGTCGAGGGCTGCAGATCGGCGCCGGCTCGCACTCGGGCGTGGCAGCCAACTTCTTCCCTGGAACCGTCGATGACGTGCGGATCTTCGACAAGCCGCTCACCGCGGCCGACGTCACCAACGTCAAGAACCAGGCTCAGTTGGGTGTCGGCCGCCTCTCCCGGGCAGTCTTCCCGCTGGACGAGACGGCCACCGACACCAACGGGAACGCCACAGCCGAGGTACACGGCGCCGCCTTGGTCGACAACGCGACCTTCCACGGCACGGTGACCGCAGGCGCGCCCGGCGCGCAGAACAGTGCGGCCACCTTCGACGGCACCAGCGGCTACGCCGCCACCCGCTCCCCACACGTCAACAACCAGGCAGGCTACTCGGTCATCGCGTGGGCGAAGCTGTCGTCGAAACCCACCCACGCGGGCATCATCGCCACCCAGACATCCGCCAGCCGGCCCGGTTTCGAGCTGTACTACTCGGCCAGCTATGGCTGGACGTTCAACAACTATGTGACGGACACGACCGGTTCGAGTGCCGTCCGCGCCACCCAGGGAGATACCACCCATTCCCCGGCCGGAGAATGGACGCAACTGGTCGGCACCTACGATGCGGTCGCCAACCAGCTGAGCTTGTACGTCAACGGCGAGCATGTGCAGAGCACCAGCTTCTCCGCCCCGTTCTACGCCGGCGGTCCGGTGCAGATCGGTGCCGGAAACTACGACGGCGCCCCCAGCTCGTTCTTCCCCGGCCAAATCGACGACGTACGCCTGTACGACCGAGCTCTGTCGGCCGAGGAAGCCGCTGCCCTGTATCAAACCCACACTGCCGTCGAGGGCCGTTGGAAGCTCGACGGAGCCACTGGCACCCCGGCGGTGTCTCCGGACGATGTGCCCAACGCTGCCGACCAGCACCCGTTGACCCTCGGCGCCGGGGCGTCCATCGATGCCATCAGCCAGTGGGTCGGCTCCGGAGCGATGGCCCTGTCCGGCACCACCACCGGCTACGCCGCCACCAGCACGTCACCGGTGGACACCGGGCACAGCTTCACCGTTGGCACATGGGTGACCACAGCCGCCGTGCCGCAGCAACCGGCGACGGTGATGAGCATGGCCGGCGCGAACACCAACGGCTTCCAGGTGCGCTATGTGCCCGACTCACCCCCGACGGGCGAGACGTTGTCGGTCAATGGACGCTGGCAGTTGGTGATGCCCGGTTCCGACAGCACCACCGCGACGAAGGTGTTGGCCGAATCGCCGGCGATCTTGACCCCGGGTGAGTGGCAGCAGCTGTCGGTGGTCTACGACGCCCCGGCCGGCCAGATGCGTCTGTACGTCAACGGCGAGCAGCTGAGTCTGCCGTGCGAGATGGACGCCAGCGGCGACAAGGTCGATCCCGCCTGCACCGACGTCGTGCCGTTCAACTGGGCGCCCGTCCCGTTCACGGCGACCAAGGGGTTGCAGCTGGGCCGGGCGAAGACGTCGGCCACCGCGTGGGGCGAGTACTGGCCAGGCGAGATCGACGACGTATGGGCGCTGCAGGGCGCGGCCAGCGACAACCAGATCGCCGACCTGCGCAGCGGCATCGACCTGGACACCGTCCCTGGCCCCTGA
- a CDS encoding RHS repeat domain-containing protein yields the protein MSSVAQASEDRVEVAQPDKPLSGHTLEARPRKHGDTPKVPAAQPKHSWGSAGTATLLLPDISVGKDGVPKSAAAQSVRAGNLPISLGAPRLGKKSAKGGGAKNTSKSAARPLTGSAKVHVYGQKEAREAGVDGLLFSLTPQQGTDGDTVSVAVDYASAAQTYGGAYASRLHLVQLPACAATTPTKHGCTIPKALPSDNNTAEKTVTASSVTIESATTAATTSTFAEPMLLAATAGNSSDHGDYTATSLSASASWSTDLNTGDFSWSYDIAVPGVPGGFAPALGLGYSSGTIDGRTNNTNNQASWAGDGFDLWPGSIDRSYKPCADEGEKNAAGDKVGDLCWRDDNATISFNGHAGELIPISTNSFRIKGDDGTKVDRLYGSDTNVRGNGAHNDEYWRVTTTDGTRYYFGENRLPGWATGSPTTNSTWTAPVYGNDAGEPCSAATFADSWCQQGWRWNLDYAVDVHGNTIAYYYNKETNYYGRDLTPANSTVYDRGGSLDRIEYGLKSSANYSAKPLAKVDFTTAERCLPQSGVTCEAAGIDTQSSYWYDTPWDLNCKSGADCYVAQPSFFTRKQLTAITTSTLQADGTYAPVDTWKMNHQWGMADIDYQLELASIEHTGKAATPNLTLPKVTFTYDQRTNRLKTAGDDTAPFVKERLATIDDESGGQTDVNYSTAACDAASLPTPQTNTTLCFPQYYTKEGDSSPTLQWFNKYVVDSVTQTDRTGGAPDMITRYSYLDGAAWHHDDADGLTKEKYQSWSSFRGFGHVREQTGGQAGMKSQSDHYFLRGMDGDKAAPSGGTKSVSVSDDNGGTITDAEPHAGFEYKTENYSGPGGKVLAKTVNTPWSHQSATVTRSYGALTANLTGTQNTRTWTSLDDGAGVKWRQTSIAYTHENTAGRVTAEDDAGDTSSAADNRCTRTTYVDNTSAWILDKPSRVETVARACANTPDRTKDVLTDVRTAYDGLNYDAAPTKGDTTHVATLKSYDGTGTTATYLESATGYDSYGRTTSATDLTATVTGTETTAPVRTARTDGRTATTVYTPATGFPLSSAVTTPPAKTGDSTTAQTSTTSFEAARGLPVTVVDANSKRSDTIYDALGRKLKVWLPNRSKASSQTPNYSYAYTITDGKPVAVGTTALVGSGTLTSYTLYDGFLRARQTQGPGPSGGRLVADTFYDERGLVTKSFAPYYNNQSGPSTSLLSLTDASAVETQSWNTYDGMGRITTAKQVAGSGDGGQVLATTATAYGGDRVTTTPPTGGTPITSIDDARGNTVELDQYHASTPTGAYDKTTYAFTPAGQLAKLTDAAGNAWTYGYDQRGNQTSAADPDKGTTTSVYDERGQLVSTTDSRNKKITHVYDGLGREIETHDGDATGALLTSHAWDPTGFKGELASAIRYVGGSSGSAYTTTYSAYDSLYRPQRTTVTIPAAEGALAGSYQSSVAYNVDGSIQSLGYPKAGSLAAESVTPAYDAILRPTTLSGSGGNTYVTGTVYSNTGKALQFTYQGAGGKFTQVTNTYEWGTQRLANSRVNRQDVAGTDKSATYHYDQAGHITSVSDVSRDGTDDQCFSYDYLGRLTEAWAQGSTSCAATPSASVLGGPAKYWQSYLYDLTGNRTSETDHDTTGDTTKDVKHTFTYPAAGAAQPHALSKVTTTSPGGTATDSYTYDTTGNTKTRTVNGKKQTLTWDTEGHLASVAADNGSGGTTTTNYVYDADGNRLTADSDVGSTLFLGSTEVTLAKGSSTAKGTRYYDIGGGNTAVRTDDGKLSFLVGDHHGTGQLAIGAGDQSLQERRTTPFGAVRGTDAASWPGDRGFVGGVQDLSLGLTHLGARDYDQATGRFLSVDPELGPDDPQQLNGYSYANNNPVSASDPDGLRPIGPTDSIAGDEEYSRKHNGSRYVNNGYGWYWKNVQKKSVKHVGTVTVTTYIGRGTGNHPVPQATISFKAYKPKPKQVVFHGWAMGSNPNYSPNFDADGNNTATSVSVNWGAVGDILSGMGEAVTGILGGAAGGAGGIVLGVPMCATGVGCIAGGGELVVGGIAVADGGYLLAKDGFERAGNAGKLFSETSTDTSSGSASSETVTRSLSEPESLRGATPEELDALLGDLERTDAPHATGGGFRVRIPGGVAVVENGDNTVVNGVPKMNDITHRGPYIKFQIGKKVQRIPLAGNPALD from the coding sequence ATGAGCTCCGTCGCTCAGGCCAGCGAAGATCGAGTGGAGGTCGCTCAGCCCGACAAGCCGCTCTCCGGCCACACCCTCGAGGCCAGACCCCGCAAGCACGGGGACACGCCGAAGGTGCCCGCGGCACAGCCGAAGCACTCCTGGGGCTCCGCCGGCACCGCCACCCTCCTCCTCCCGGACATCAGCGTCGGCAAGGACGGTGTGCCGAAGAGCGCCGCAGCGCAGTCGGTACGCGCTGGGAACCTGCCCATTTCCCTGGGAGCACCGCGCCTCGGTAAGAAGAGCGCGAAGGGTGGAGGCGCGAAGAACACCTCGAAGTCCGCCGCCCGGCCACTGACGGGCAGCGCCAAGGTGCACGTCTACGGCCAGAAGGAGGCCCGCGAGGCCGGGGTGGACGGACTGCTGTTCTCCCTCACCCCACAGCAGGGCACCGACGGCGACACAGTCTCCGTCGCGGTCGACTACGCCTCCGCCGCCCAGACCTACGGTGGCGCCTACGCCTCCCGCTTGCACTTGGTCCAACTCCCTGCCTGCGCCGCCACCACTCCCACCAAGCACGGCTGCACCATCCCCAAGGCGCTGCCCAGCGACAACAACACGGCCGAGAAAACGGTCACAGCAAGCTCGGTGACCATCGAGAGCGCCACCACTGCGGCAACCACCAGCACTTTTGCGGAACCGATGCTGCTGGCGGCAACGGCCGGGAACTCCAGCGACCACGGCGACTACACCGCAACCTCGCTGTCGGCCTCAGCCTCCTGGAGCACCGACCTCAACACGGGTGACTTCAGCTGGTCCTACGACATCGCGGTGCCCGGCGTGCCGGGCGGCTTCGCCCCCGCACTCGGCCTGGGCTACTCCTCCGGCACCATAGACGGGCGCACCAACAACACCAACAACCAGGCCTCCTGGGCCGGCGACGGCTTCGACCTGTGGCCCGGCTCCATCGACCGTTCCTACAAGCCGTGCGCGGATGAGGGTGAGAAGAACGCGGCCGGGGACAAGGTCGGCGACCTGTGCTGGCGGGATGACAACGCCACCATCTCCTTCAACGGGCACGCCGGCGAGCTGATCCCCATCAGCACCAACAGTTTCCGGATCAAGGGCGACGACGGCACGAAGGTCGACCGGCTGTACGGCTCGGACACCAACGTGCGCGGCAACGGCGCCCACAACGACGAGTATTGGCGGGTCACGACCACTGACGGCACCCGCTACTACTTCGGCGAGAACCGGCTGCCCGGCTGGGCGACGGGCAGCCCCACCACGAACTCCACCTGGACGGCCCCGGTCTACGGCAACGACGCGGGCGAGCCATGCAGCGCCGCCACCTTCGCCGACTCGTGGTGCCAGCAGGGCTGGCGCTGGAACCTGGACTACGCCGTCGACGTGCACGGCAACACGATCGCCTACTACTACAACAAGGAGACCAACTACTACGGTCGCGATCTGACCCCGGCCAACTCCACGGTCTACGACCGCGGCGGCTCTCTGGATCGCATCGAGTACGGGCTGAAGAGCTCCGCGAACTACTCCGCCAAGCCGCTGGCGAAGGTCGACTTCACCACCGCCGAGCGCTGCCTGCCGCAGTCCGGGGTGACCTGCGAAGCAGCCGGCATCGATACGCAGAGCTCGTATTGGTATGACACTCCGTGGGACCTGAACTGCAAGTCCGGCGCCGACTGCTACGTCGCCCAGCCCTCGTTCTTCACCCGTAAGCAGCTGACGGCCATCACCACCTCCACGCTGCAGGCCGACGGTACGTACGCCCCGGTCGACACCTGGAAGATGAACCACCAGTGGGGCATGGCGGACATCGATTACCAGCTGGAACTGGCGTCGATCGAGCACACCGGCAAGGCCGCCACCCCCAACCTCACGCTGCCCAAGGTGACATTCACCTATGACCAGCGCACCAACCGGCTGAAGACCGCCGGGGACGACACCGCCCCGTTCGTCAAGGAGCGCCTCGCCACCATCGACGACGAGTCCGGCGGACAGACCGACGTCAACTACTCCACCGCCGCGTGCGACGCGGCCAGCCTGCCCACGCCGCAGACCAACACCACCCTTTGCTTCCCGCAGTACTACACCAAGGAGGGCGACTCCAGCCCGACCCTGCAGTGGTTCAACAAGTACGTGGTGGACTCGGTCACCCAGACCGACCGCACCGGCGGCGCACCGGACATGATCACCCGCTACAGCTACCTGGATGGGGCCGCCTGGCACCACGACGACGCGGACGGCCTGACCAAGGAGAAGTACCAAAGCTGGTCGAGTTTCCGTGGGTTCGGTCATGTGCGGGAGCAGACCGGCGGCCAGGCCGGAATGAAGTCGCAGAGCGACCACTACTTCCTGCGCGGCATGGACGGCGACAAGGCCGCTCCCTCCGGCGGCACCAAGTCCGTGTCGGTCTCGGACGACAACGGCGGCACCATCACCGACGCCGAACCGCACGCCGGATTCGAGTACAAGACCGAGAACTACTCCGGCCCGGGTGGGAAGGTGCTGGCGAAGACCGTCAACACCCCCTGGTCACACCAGAGCGCCACCGTCACCCGCTCGTACGGCGCCCTGACCGCAAACCTGACCGGTACACAGAACACGCGCACCTGGACCTCGCTGGATGACGGTGCGGGCGTCAAGTGGCGCCAGACCAGCATCGCCTACACCCACGAGAACACCGCCGGTCGCGTCACCGCAGAGGACGACGCGGGTGATACCTCCAGTGCAGCGGACAACCGTTGCACCCGCACCACGTACGTCGACAACACCAGCGCCTGGATCCTGGACAAGCCCAGCCGGGTGGAGACGGTGGCGCGGGCCTGCGCGAACACTCCGGACCGGACCAAGGACGTCCTGACCGATGTGCGCACCGCCTACGACGGGCTGAACTACGACGCGGCTCCCACCAAGGGCGACACCACCCACGTGGCCACGCTGAAGTCCTACGACGGCACGGGCACCACGGCCACCTACCTGGAGTCCGCCACCGGCTACGACAGCTACGGCCGGACCACCTCCGCCACGGACCTGACCGCAACGGTCACCGGGACCGAGACCACCGCACCGGTACGCACCGCACGCACCGACGGACGCACCGCCACCACGGTCTACACTCCGGCCACCGGTTTTCCCCTCTCGTCCGCGGTGACCACCCCGCCGGCGAAGACCGGGGACAGCACCACCGCGCAGACGTCCACCACCAGCTTCGAGGCGGCGCGGGGCCTGCCGGTCACCGTGGTGGACGCCAACTCCAAGCGCAGCGACACCATCTACGACGCATTGGGCCGCAAGCTGAAGGTGTGGCTGCCCAATCGTTCCAAGGCGAGCAGCCAGACCCCCAACTACTCTTACGCTTACACCATCACCGACGGCAAGCCGGTCGCGGTGGGCACCACCGCCCTGGTCGGCAGCGGCACGCTGACCTCCTACACCCTCTATGACGGGTTCCTGCGCGCGCGGCAGACCCAGGGCCCCGGACCGTCCGGTGGCCGCCTGGTAGCCGACACCTTCTACGACGAGCGCGGCCTGGTCACCAAGTCGTTCGCCCCGTACTACAACAACCAGTCCGGCCCCTCCACCAGCCTGCTGAGCCTTACGGACGCCTCCGCGGTGGAGACGCAGAGCTGGAACACCTACGACGGCATGGGCCGCATCACCACCGCCAAGCAGGTGGCGGGCAGCGGTGACGGCGGACAGGTACTCGCCACGACCGCCACCGCCTACGGCGGCGACCGCGTCACCACCACTCCGCCCACCGGTGGCACCCCGATCACCAGCATCGACGACGCCCGCGGCAACACGGTGGAGTTGGACCAATACCACGCCTCCACTCCGACCGGCGCCTACGACAAGACCACCTACGCCTTCACCCCCGCCGGCCAGTTGGCCAAGCTCACCGACGCCGCAGGCAACGCCTGGACCTACGGCTACGACCAGCGCGGCAACCAGACCTCGGCCGCCGACCCGGACAAGGGCACCACTACCAGCGTCTACGACGAGCGAGGCCAGCTGGTCTCCACCACCGACTCCCGCAACAAAAAGATCACCCACGTCTACGACGGCCTGGGCCGTGAAATCGAAACCCACGACGGCGACGCCACCGGGGCGCTCCTGACCAGCCACGCGTGGGATCCCACCGGGTTCAAGGGCGAACTCGCCTCCGCCATTCGTTACGTCGGCGGCTCCAGTGGCTCCGCCTACACGACCACCTACAGCGCGTACGACAGCCTGTACCGTCCGCAGCGCACCACGGTGACCATCCCGGCCGCCGAAGGCGCACTGGCCGGCTCGTACCAGTCGTCCGTCGCCTACAACGTCGACGGCAGCATCCAGTCGCTCGGCTATCCGAAGGCGGGCAGCCTCGCGGCCGAGTCGGTCACCCCCGCATACGACGCGATCCTGCGGCCCACCACGCTCAGCGGATCCGGCGGCAACACCTACGTCACCGGCACCGTCTACAGCAACACCGGCAAGGCGCTGCAGTTCACGTACCAGGGCGCCGGCGGCAAGTTCACCCAGGTCACTAACACCTACGAGTGGGGCACCCAGCGCCTGGCCAATTCCCGTGTGAACCGCCAGGACGTGGCTGGCACCGATAAGTCCGCCACCTACCACTACGACCAGGCCGGTCACATCACCTCCGTCTCGGACGTCTCCCGCGACGGCACCGACGACCAGTGCTTCTCCTACGACTACCTCGGCCGCCTCACCGAGGCCTGGGCCCAGGGCAGCACCAGTTGCGCCGCCACACCGAGCGCCTCGGTGCTCGGCGGCCCGGCCAAGTACTGGCAGTCCTACCTCTACGACTTGACCGGCAACCGCACCTCGGAAACCGACCACGACACCACCGGGGACACCACCAAGGACGTCAAGCACACCTTCACATACCCGGCCGCCGGCGCCGCCCAGCCACACGCCCTCTCCAAGGTGACGACCACAAGTCCGGGCGGGACCGCGACGGACTCCTACACCTACGACACCACGGGCAACACCAAGACCCGCACCGTCAACGGCAAGAAGCAGACCCTTACCTGGGACACCGAGGGCCACCTCGCCAGCGTGGCCGCGGACAACGGCAGCGGCGGCACCACGACCACCAACTACGTCTACGACGCGGACGGCAACCGCCTGACGGCCGACAGCGACGTCGGCTCCACCCTGTTCCTGGGCAGTACCGAGGTCACCCTCGCCAAGGGCTCCTCCACCGCGAAGGGCACCCGCTACTACGACATCGGTGGCGGCAACACCGCGGTGCGCACCGACGACGGCAAGCTCTCCTTCCTCGTCGGAGACCACCACGGCACCGGCCAGCTCGCCATCGGTGCGGGCGACCAGTCCCTCCAGGAGCGCCGCACCACCCCCTTCGGTGCTGTTCGCGGCACCGACGCCGCCAGCTGGCCCGGTGACCGCGGCTTCGTCGGCGGAGTCCAGGACCTCAGCCTGGGCCTGACACATCTGGGTGCGCGCGACTATGACCAGGCCACCGGCCGCTTTCTGTCCGTCGACCCCGAACTCGGCCCGGACGATCCCCAGCAGCTGAACGGCTACAGCTACGCCAACAACAACCCGGTCAGCGCCTCCGACCCCGACGGCCTCCGCCCCATCGGCCCCACCGACAGCATCGCCGGCGACGAGGAGTACTCCAGAAAGCACAACGGCTCCCGGTACGTCAACAACGGCTACGGCTGGTACTGGAAGAACGTCCAGAAGAAGTCGGTCAAGCACGTCGGAACGGTCACCGTCACCACGTACATCGGCCGCGGCACCGGCAACCACCCCGTACCCCAGGCCACCATCTCCTTCAAGGCATACAAGCCAAAGCCCAAGCAAGTCGTCTTCCACGGCTGGGCCATGGGCTCCAATCCCAACTACAGCCCCAACTTCGACGCCGACGGCAACAACACCGCCACCTCTGTCAGCGTCAACTGGGGCGCGGTCGGCGACATTCTCAGCGGCATGGGTGAAGCCGTCACCGGCATCCTCGGCGGAGCAGCGGGAGGCGCCGGCGGCATCGTGCTCGGCGTGCCCATGTGCGCCACCGGCGTCGGCTGCATCGCCGGAGGCGGCGAACTCGTCGTCGGCGGAATAGCGGTAGCGGACGGCGGCTACCTCCTCGCCAAGGACGGCTTCGAACGGGCCGGCAACGCGGGCAAACTCTTCAGCGAGACCAGTACCGATACGTCATCCGGTAGTGCGTCGAGCGAAACTGTCACCAGGAGTCTCAGTGAGCCGGAGTCGCTCCGGGGAGCCACCCCGGAAGAGTTGGACGCCCTCCTGGGCGACTTGGAGCGTACGGACGCGCCTCACGCCACCGGCGGGGGTTTCAGGGTAAGAATCCCTGGCGGCGTAGCGGTGGTCGAGAACGGCGACAACACTGTCGTCAACGGGGTTCCCAAGATGAACGACATAACACATCGGGGCCCCTACATAAAGTTCCAAATAGGGAAGAAAGTGCAGAGAATTCCTCTGGCTGGAAATCCGGCACTGGATTAG